From the Exiguobacterium aurantiacum genome, one window contains:
- a CDS encoding GGDEF domain-containing protein, whose protein sequence is MRFRKYLIRSWFSWSLVFMGILAYMWLGIGTFDWSLFWFIFTLGALFVMNPLKRRHLHFTFHEMFVFMTFFLYGLLPALLMGQLLLLTFQARTFTNRVGRRRFLHFYPLNTLIEAMLLVLPGLVYLRLGGQIGPNVHLLEQGTALLGFFAVLFLVLGFSFGMSRFLIGERIPLPIMWRLLRFDWLVISLELLFTMVAIEAFQLFGYTGLMATFLILSLLKMGLSKATETEETQSKVDQVERLKEQLYRVDNEQLLIEKFWNGLREVVELERGWLQVNRDGERTFYDLSGRKSKPVADAYTLERHRDADEPYFVYDSLHEWHPDLQAHQTELHHSALVIQPVSSTTNAVNCMISTTANGAYEDAIAVEIYRLLKTLSWSLERIDERDRLQHESLTDPMTGLPNQRALKRWTKERLNDVASYPLSVFLVDLDHFKAINDTYGHAFGDEVLIEAGALFMRLIRSGDLVTRYGGEEFVFVFPRMDEAAAIVTGEKIRQALRNHPFGSEGIRVQVTASIGIETIHEYEDLDTLLRHADRAMYIGAKFNGRDRVAHYRDTSTERIQ, encoded by the coding sequence ATGCGATTTCGGAAGTACCTCATCAGAAGCTGGTTCTCGTGGTCGCTCGTCTTCATGGGAATCCTCGCCTACATGTGGCTCGGCATCGGCACGTTTGATTGGTCGTTATTTTGGTTCATCTTTACACTCGGCGCTTTGTTTGTCATGAATCCGCTCAAGCGGCGACACCTTCACTTCACGTTCCATGAGATGTTCGTCTTTATGACGTTCTTCTTGTACGGTCTGCTCCCCGCTTTGTTGATGGGACAGCTCCTCTTGCTCACGTTCCAGGCCCGGACGTTCACGAACAGAGTCGGACGTCGGCGTTTTTTGCATTTCTATCCGCTCAATACGCTGATTGAAGCGATGCTGCTCGTCTTGCCGGGGCTCGTCTATTTGCGGCTCGGCGGACAAATTGGACCGAACGTCCATCTGCTCGAGCAAGGGACGGCGCTGCTCGGTTTCTTCGCCGTCTTGTTCCTCGTCCTCGGCTTTAGTTTTGGCATGTCGCGCTTCTTGATTGGAGAACGAATCCCGCTCCCAATCATGTGGCGCCTGCTCCGTTTTGATTGGCTTGTCATCTCGCTCGAGTTACTGTTCACGATGGTCGCCATCGAGGCGTTCCAACTATTCGGCTATACGGGGTTGATGGCGACGTTCCTGATCTTGTCGCTCCTGAAGATGGGGCTGTCGAAAGCGACAGAGACCGAGGAGACGCAGTCAAAAGTCGACCAAGTCGAGCGGTTAAAAGAGCAGCTTTATCGGGTCGACAACGAGCAACTGCTCATCGAGAAATTTTGGAACGGGCTACGGGAAGTCGTCGAACTGGAACGGGGCTGGCTTCAAGTCAATCGGGACGGCGAGCGGACGTTTTATGACCTCAGCGGACGAAAGTCGAAACCAGTCGCCGACGCCTATACGCTCGAGCGACACCGGGATGCGGATGAACCGTATTTCGTGTACGATTCGCTCCATGAATGGCATCCCGACTTACAAGCGCATCAAACCGAACTCCATCATTCCGCGCTTGTCATCCAGCCGGTGTCGAGCACGACGAACGCGGTCAATTGCATGATCTCGACGACGGCGAACGGGGCATACGAAGACGCCATCGCTGTCGAGATTTATCGTCTGTTAAAGACGCTGTCGTGGTCGCTTGAACGGATCGACGAACGGGACCGGCTCCAACATGAGAGTTTGACCGACCCGATGACCGGTCTCCCGAATCAGCGGGCACTCAAACGATGGACGAAAGAGCGGTTGAATGATGTCGCGTCTTATCCGTTGTCGGTGTTCTTGGTCGACCTCGACCATTTCAAGGCGATCAACGACACGTACGGCCACGCGTTCGGGGATGAAGTGTTGATTGAGGCCGGCGCGTTGTTTATGCGTCTCATCCGGAGCGGGGACCTCGTCACCCGTTACGGCGGCGAAGAGTTTGTCTTCGTCTTCCCACGGATGGATGAGGCTGCAGCCATCGTAACGGGTGAGAAGATTCGTCAAGCACTCCGCAACCATCCGTTCGGATCCGAAGGGATTCGAGTCCAGGTGACGGCGAGCATCGGCATCGAGACGATTCACGAGTACGAGGACCTCGATACATTGCTCCGCCACGCCGACCGGGCCATGTATATCGGTGCGAAATTCAATGGACGGGACCGGGTCGCTCATTACCGCGACACGTCGACGGAACGGATTCAATGA
- a CDS encoding homing endonuclease associated repeat-containing protein → MSQTLSTKSHHLSTEQQRMIHCIRLLGDLLKERPRRSVYRRFAMEQSWPSPESIIRQFGSWAEALAIAGYEWHGEATVDLPDKMPKYTREDIIETLALYSRDMGSIITLKKYQEWRKLHPKAPSHYHIVKTFGSWHDACAEAGLEASVTYSKSELSNALREAIHEMGFSLSFEAYREWAKRNNKPSTKAILHRYGSWSAAIHAVESEIFNQKL, encoded by the coding sequence TTGAGTCAAACGCTATCCACTAAATCCCACCACTTGTCCACCGAGCAACAGAGGATGATTCACTGTATCCGTCTACTCGGCGACTTGTTGAAGGAACGTCCACGTCGCTCTGTGTATCGCCGCTTCGCGATGGAACAAAGCTGGCCATCTCCCGAGTCGATCATCCGACAGTTCGGGTCATGGGCCGAGGCGCTCGCCATCGCCGGCTACGAATGGCATGGAGAGGCGACCGTCGACCTCCCGGATAAAATGCCGAAGTACACGCGTGAAGATATCATTGAAACGCTCGCACTCTACTCGCGTGATATGGGATCGATCATCACGCTCAAAAAATATCAGGAATGGCGCAAGCTTCATCCGAAAGCACCGAGCCATTACCATATCGTCAAGACGTTCGGCTCGTGGCACGACGCCTGTGCCGAGGCAGGACTTGAAGCGAGTGTGACCTATTCCAAATCCGAGCTCTCGAACGCACTCCGTGAAGCGATTCACGAGATGGGCTTCTCTCTTTCCTTCGAAGCGTATCGCGAATGGGCAAAACGAAACAACAAACCATCCACGAAAGCCATCCTTCATCGTTACGGCTCGTGGTCGGCGGCGATTCACGCGGTCGAGTCAGAAATCTTCAATCAGAAATTATAA
- a CDS encoding undecaprenyl-diphosphate phosphatase, with translation MTIWLFYLLLGLIQGFTEPIPISSSGHLVIFQELFDIQLPGLSFEIFVNFASLLAVLTIYRKDVVRLIVSLWTFLFKKDRSDETMIDVKFIGLLLVATVPAGLLGVLFGDWIGETLGGVATVGYTLILTGLALWFIRNMRGNKGDGGITLRDAILIGLAQAVALIPGISRSGATIVMAMLLGIKQESALRFSFFLFIPVSLGTMILDGPALFTNPETRELFGPLILAFIASYALTAISLKWFQHIMAKGELKYFSFYCWIVGLLVVLFLA, from the coding sequence ATGACAATATGGTTATTCTATTTACTGCTGGGCTTGATTCAAGGATTCACGGAGCCGATCCCAATCTCGTCAAGTGGTCACTTGGTCATCTTCCAAGAGCTGTTTGATATCCAATTACCGGGACTCTCGTTCGAAATTTTTGTGAACTTTGCCTCGCTCCTTGCCGTTTTGACGATTTATCGGAAAGATGTCGTCCGTCTCATCGTGAGTCTATGGACATTCTTATTTAAGAAAGACCGCAGCGACGAGACGATGATCGACGTCAAGTTCATCGGGCTCTTGCTCGTCGCAACCGTCCCGGCCGGTTTGCTCGGCGTCTTGTTCGGCGATTGGATAGGCGAGACACTCGGTGGTGTCGCCACGGTCGGCTATACGCTCATCTTGACAGGGCTTGCGCTCTGGTTCATCCGCAACATGCGCGGGAACAAAGGCGACGGCGGTATCACGCTCCGCGACGCCATCTTGATCGGACTCGCCCAAGCGGTCGCCCTGATCCCAGGGATCAGCCGTTCCGGCGCCACGATCGTCATGGCGATGCTGCTCGGCATCAAACAAGAGTCGGCGCTCCGCTTCTCGTTCTTCTTGTTCATCCCGGTCAGTCTCGGGACGATGATTTTGGATGGGCCGGCTCTGTTCACAAATCCGGAGACGCGTGAACTGTTCGGACCGCTTATCTTGGCGTTCATCGCCTCGTATGCGCTCACGGCGATCTCGCTCAAATGGTTCCAACATATCATGGCGAAAGGCGAGCTCAAGTATTTCTCGTTCTACTGTTGGATCGTCGGTCTCCTCGTCGTTTTATTCTTAGCTTGA
- the ribD gene encoding bifunctional diaminohydroxyphosphoribosylaminopyrimidine deaminase/5-amino-6-(5-phosphoribosylamino)uracil reductase RibD yields the protein MKQYMQQAIQLAQSASSTGINPRVGAVVVKDGRVVGFGAHLKAGEAHAEVHAIRMAGAAAYGATIYVTLEPCSHHGKTPPCADLLVESGIKRAVIAMEDPNPLVSGRGIARLKAAGIDVEVGLLESEARALNTAFLRSLETKRPYVILKTATSLDGKVALDNGDSKWVTGTAARRDVHELRATVDAVLTGVGTVLADDPGLTVRLDRETTQPLRIVLDRDLRTPLSSQLVRTANDTPVLLYTTSDDQAKREAMATYGVEIADYTSLGAVLQDVYARGIGRLLVEAGPTLVTSILDGQFVDEWVMYQSPRVFGGKGGFYRSPQDGPLETIERFDVRSVETFGTDIKLIMRKEESNVHGNR from the coding sequence ATGAAACAGTACATGCAACAAGCCATCCAATTGGCCCAATCCGCCTCATCAACCGGCATCAATCCGCGTGTCGGCGCCGTCGTCGTCAAGGACGGCCGGGTCGTCGGGTTCGGCGCTCACTTGAAGGCAGGGGAAGCGCATGCCGAGGTGCACGCCATCCGCATGGCCGGCGCTGCCGCGTACGGTGCGACGATTTACGTCACGCTCGAACCGTGCTCGCATCACGGCAAGACGCCGCCGTGTGCCGATTTGCTCGTCGAGTCCGGCATCAAGCGTGCCGTCATCGCGATGGAGGACCCGAACCCGCTCGTTTCAGGGCGCGGCATCGCTCGATTGAAAGCGGCTGGGATTGACGTCGAGGTCGGGCTGCTCGAAAGCGAGGCACGGGCGCTCAATACGGCGTTCTTGCGTTCACTCGAGACGAAGCGGCCTTACGTCATCTTGAAGACGGCGACCAGCCTAGACGGCAAAGTCGCGCTCGATAACGGTGATAGCAAGTGGGTGACCGGGACAGCAGCGAGACGGGACGTTCATGAACTGCGCGCGACGGTCGATGCCGTATTGACCGGTGTCGGCACCGTCCTCGCTGATGATCCAGGCCTGACCGTCCGGCTCGACCGCGAGACGACACAACCGCTCCGGATCGTGCTCGACCGTGATTTGCGTACGCCGCTCTCGAGCCAGCTCGTTCGAACGGCGAATGACACCCCGGTGCTTCTGTACACGACGTCGGACGACCAAGCAAAACGTGAAGCGATGGCAACCTATGGCGTCGAGATCGCCGACTACACGTCGCTCGGAGCTGTCCTGCAAGACGTCTACGCACGCGGCATCGGCCGCCTGCTCGTCGAAGCGGGACCGACGCTCGTCACATCGATCCTTGACGGACAATTCGTCGATGAGTGGGTCATGTACCAGTCGCCACGCGTATTCGGCGGCAAAGGCGGTTTTTACCGCTCGCCCCAGGACGGTCCGCTCGAGACGATCGAACGGTTCGACGTCAGGTCTGTCGAGACGTTCGGCACCGACATCAAACTGATCATGCGAAAGGAGGAGTCCAATGTTCACGGGAATCGTTGA
- the ribE gene encoding riboflavin synthase has product MFTGIVEEIGSVKAVKRNGPSLRLTLSGKIVLEDVKLGDSISVNGICLTVTTFDRDSFSVDVMPETLKASSLDGVRPGTNVNLERAMPANGRFGGHFVSGHVDGVGRIVKKRSLANAVYVDISCEPSLLRYIVPKGSISVDGTSLTVFDVTERGFTLSLIPHTYSETALGMKQAGDAVNLECDMLAKYMEKLVNQKPMTLESLASQGYGKAGW; this is encoded by the coding sequence ATGTTCACGGGAATCGTTGAAGAAATCGGCAGTGTCAAGGCAGTAAAACGGAACGGTCCGTCTCTCCGACTCACGCTCAGCGGGAAAATCGTCCTCGAGGATGTTAAGCTCGGTGACAGCATCTCCGTCAACGGCATCTGTCTCACGGTGACGACGTTCGATCGTGACAGTTTCTCGGTCGACGTCATGCCGGAGACGCTCAAGGCGTCGAGTCTTGACGGGGTCCGCCCCGGCACGAACGTCAACTTGGAACGGGCCATGCCCGCGAACGGACGCTTCGGCGGCCATTTCGTCTCGGGTCACGTCGATGGCGTCGGGCGCATCGTGAAAAAACGGTCGCTCGCGAACGCCGTCTATGTCGACATTAGCTGTGAGCCGTCGCTCCTCCGCTATATCGTCCCGAAAGGTTCGATTTCGGTCGACGGGACGAGCTTGACGGTGTTTGATGTCACCGAACGCGGGTTCACGTTGTCGCTCATCCCACATACGTACAGTGAGACGGCGCTCGGGATGAAACAGGCAGGAGACGCGGTCAATTTGGAATGTGACATGTTGGCTAAATATATGGAAAAACTCGTAAATCAAAAACCGATGACGCTTGAATCACTGGCGTCGCAAGGGTATGGAAAGGCGGGATGGTAA
- the ribA gene encoding GTP cyclohydrolase II yields the protein MFHSIKEAVEELKMGRPIIVVDDEDRENEGDFVVLADKMTAETMNFLITEGKGLVCASLAEEVAVRLDLQPMVVNSTDPHGTAFTVSVDHVDSTTGISASERAHTVRELANINARPADFQRPGHIFPLIAKKGGVSVRRGHTEASVDLARLAGSEPVAVICEIIRPDGEMARVPDLELVAEEHDLKFITIEALVRYMETDLVEREADVSLPSMKGDFRLIGYRNVLDREEHVALLKGELEHAPLVRIHSECLTGDVFGSYRCDCGPQLDTAMAKVEAEGGVILYMRQEGRGIGLLNKLKAYELQEQGLDTVEANFALGLHADLRDYRVGAAMLRDLGITNVRLMTNNPEKVDALEACGITVIERVPIIVGAHAANEKYRMTKQQKMNHFGGEE from the coding sequence ATGTTCCACTCGATTAAAGAAGCAGTCGAAGAATTGAAGATGGGACGACCGATTATCGTCGTCGACGATGAGGACCGGGAGAACGAGGGGGACTTCGTCGTCCTCGCGGATAAAATGACAGCGGAGACGATGAACTTCCTCATCACGGAAGGGAAAGGGCTCGTCTGTGCCTCCCTCGCCGAAGAAGTGGCCGTTCGGCTCGATTTGCAGCCGATGGTCGTAAACAGCACCGATCCACACGGGACAGCATTCACGGTCAGCGTCGATCACGTCGATTCGACGACGGGCATCTCGGCGAGCGAACGGGCCCATACGGTCCGCGAACTCGCGAACATCAACGCCCGTCCGGCTGATTTTCAACGTCCGGGACATATCTTCCCGCTCATCGCGAAAAAAGGAGGAGTCTCGGTACGACGCGGACATACGGAAGCGTCGGTCGATTTGGCGCGACTCGCCGGAAGTGAACCGGTCGCCGTCATCTGTGAGATTATCCGCCCAGACGGCGAGATGGCCCGGGTGCCGGACCTCGAACTCGTCGCGGAAGAGCATGATTTGAAATTCATCACGATTGAGGCGCTCGTCCGCTATATGGAGACAGACCTCGTCGAGCGAGAGGCGGACGTATCGCTCCCCTCGATGAAAGGGGACTTCCGATTGATTGGTTATCGGAACGTCCTCGACCGGGAAGAGCACGTCGCACTCCTGAAAGGTGAGCTCGAACATGCGCCGCTCGTCCGCATCCATTCCGAGTGTCTGACCGGCGACGTATTCGGCTCATATCGTTGCGATTGCGGGCCACAACTCGATACCGCGATGGCGAAAGTGGAAGCCGAAGGCGGTGTCATCTTGTACATGAGACAAGAAGGTCGCGGCATCGGTTTGCTTAATAAATTGAAAGCGTACGAGTTACAGGAACAAGGGCTGGATACGGTCGAGGCGAACTTTGCGCTCGGTCTGCACGCCGATTTACGTGATTACCGGGTCGGTGCGGCGATGCTTCGTGACCTCGGGATCACGAACGTCCGGCTCATGACGAACAATCCGGAAAAAGTCGACGCCTTGGAAGCGTGCGGGATCACGGTCATCGAACGTGTCCCGATTATCGTCGGCGCCCATGCGGCGAACGAGAAGTACCGAATGACGAAACAACAAAAAATGAACCACTTTGGAGGAGAAGAATAA
- the ribH gene encoding 6,7-dimethyl-8-ribityllumazine synthase encodes MLHTFEGNLVGKGLKVGIVVGRFNDLITMRLLDGAKDALKRHGVEQDDVEIAFVPGAFELPLVAKKMAMSKKYDAVITLGAVIRGATPHFDYVCSEAAKGVAQASYQSEVPVIFGVLTTETIEQAIERAGTKAGNKGWEAATAAIEMANLMRTF; translated from the coding sequence ATGTTGCACACATTTGAGGGAAACTTAGTTGGAAAAGGCTTGAAAGTCGGAATCGTCGTCGGACGGTTCAATGATCTCATCACGATGCGCCTGCTCGACGGGGCGAAAGACGCGTTGAAGCGCCACGGCGTCGAACAAGATGACGTCGAGATCGCATTCGTCCCGGGAGCGTTCGAACTCCCGCTCGTCGCCAAAAAGATGGCGATGAGCAAGAAGTATGACGCTGTCATCACACTTGGTGCTGTCATCCGTGGGGCAACCCCGCACTTCGACTACGTCTGCAGCGAAGCGGCGAAAGGTGTCGCCCAAGCGAGTTATCAGTCAGAAGTGCCGGTCATCTTCGGCGTCTTGACGACCGAGACGATCGAGCAAGCGATCGAGCGGGCCGGGACGAAAGCCGGGAACAAAGGTTGGGAAGCGGCGACGGCGGCCATCGAGATGGCGAACTTGATGCGCACGTTTTAA
- a CDS encoding iron chaperone, whose protein sequence is METFDDFLATVDDPERRAKLDDVFVWVRKTFPQLEERIAWNQPMFTDHGTFIIAFSVAKAHFAVAPEAVPLEVFTERIRQAGYTQTKQLFRIKWDQAVDYDLLRVIIAFNIEDKAGHTSFWR, encoded by the coding sequence ATGGAGACGTTTGACGATTTTTTAGCAACGGTTGACGATCCGGAACGCCGGGCCAAGCTGGACGACGTATTCGTATGGGTCCGGAAGACGTTCCCGCAACTCGAGGAGCGCATCGCCTGGAATCAGCCGATGTTCACCGATCATGGCACGTTCATCATCGCCTTCAGTGTGGCCAAGGCGCACTTTGCCGTCGCCCCAGAGGCCGTCCCGCTCGAGGTGTTCACCGAACGAATCCGCCAAGCGGGCTACACGCAGACGAAGCAGCTGTTCCGCATCAAGTGGGACCAAGCCGTCGACTACGACTTGCTCCGTGTCATCATCGCGTTCAACATCGAGGATAAGGCCGGTCACACGTCGTTCTGGCGTTGA
- the pruA gene encoding L-glutamate gamma-semialdehyde dehydrogenase, translating to MIPYKHEPFTDFTNKENAAAIQAAIEKVNGELGKDYPLVIGGEKVTTEGKITSYNPANKEEVIGHVSKANQELAERAMQEALTAFDSWRHVDPAVRADVLFKAANIVRKRKHEFSAYLVKEAGKPWNEADADTAEAIDFMEYYARQMLELKPGKKVESRPGEYNRYDYIPLGVGIVISPWNFPFAIMAGTAVAAIVAGNTILLKPASTTPIVAAKFVEVMEEAGLPKGVLNFIPGPGAEVGDYLVDHPKTRFISFTGSRDVGLRINERASKLNDGQIWLKRVIAEMGGKDTIVVDESADLELAAQSIVKSSFGFSGQKCSACSRAVIVDSVYDTVLDRVVELTNELSVGNTEQNEHFMGPVIDAAAFKKITSYFDVAKEEGKIVAGGKADDSTGYFVEPTVVADVAPTARLMQEEIFGPIVAFTKAKDFKEAIDIANNTEYGLTGAVLTRDRSNQEYARQNFHVGNLYFNRGCTGAIVGYQPFGGFNMSGTDSKAGGPDYIQLHMQAKTTSETF from the coding sequence ATGATTCCATACAAACATGAACCATTCACAGACTTTACAAACAAAGAGAATGCCGCAGCCATCCAAGCGGCAATCGAGAAAGTGAACGGTGAGCTCGGGAAAGACTATCCGCTCGTAATCGGTGGGGAAAAAGTTACGACGGAAGGCAAAATCACGTCTTACAACCCGGCCAACAAAGAAGAAGTCATCGGACACGTCTCTAAAGCGAACCAAGAGCTCGCGGAGCGTGCGATGCAAGAAGCACTCACAGCGTTCGACTCATGGCGCCACGTCGACCCGGCCGTCCGTGCCGACGTCTTATTCAAAGCAGCGAACATCGTCCGCAAGCGCAAGCACGAGTTCTCGGCTTACCTCGTCAAAGAGGCAGGCAAGCCATGGAACGAAGCAGATGCGGATACAGCGGAAGCGATCGACTTCATGGAGTACTATGCGCGTCAAATGCTCGAACTCAAACCAGGTAAAAAAGTCGAGAGCCGTCCGGGCGAATACAACCGCTATGACTACATCCCACTCGGGGTCGGGATCGTCATCAGCCCTTGGAACTTCCCGTTCGCGATCATGGCAGGGACGGCCGTCGCGGCCATCGTCGCCGGTAACACGATCCTCTTGAAACCGGCTTCGACGACACCGATTGTCGCCGCGAAGTTCGTCGAGGTAATGGAAGAGGCAGGCCTCCCGAAAGGTGTCCTCAACTTCATCCCAGGACCAGGCGCTGAAGTCGGTGACTACCTCGTCGACCATCCGAAAACACGCTTCATTAGCTTCACGGGTTCACGTGACGTGGGCTTGCGCATCAACGAGCGCGCCTCGAAATTGAACGACGGCCAAATCTGGCTCAAACGCGTCATCGCGGAGATGGGCGGAAAAGATACGATCGTCGTCGACGAATCAGCGGACCTCGAACTCGCGGCCCAATCGATCGTCAAATCGTCGTTCGGCTTCTCAGGTCAAAAATGTTCGGCTTGTTCACGCGCAGTCATCGTCGACAGTGTCTATGACACGGTGCTCGATCGCGTCGTCGAATTGACGAACGAACTGTCGGTCGGTAACACTGAGCAGAACGAACACTTCATGGGGCCGGTCATCGATGCAGCCGCGTTCAAGAAGATCACGTCGTACTTCGACGTCGCCAAAGAAGAAGGCAAGATCGTCGCTGGCGGGAAAGCGGACGACTCGACAGGCTACTTCGTCGAGCCGACGGTCGTCGCCGACGTCGCACCGACAGCACGCCTCATGCAAGAAGAAATCTTTGGACCAATCGTCGCTTTCACGAAAGCGAAAGACTTCAAAGAAGCAATCGACATCGCCAATAATACGGAATACGGCTTGACGGGTGCCGTCCTTACGCGTGACCGCTCGAACCAAGAGTACGCGCGTCAGAATTTCCACGTCGGGAACTTGTATTTCAACCGTGGCTGCACAGGCGCCATCGTCGGCTACCAGCCGTTCGGCGGGTTCAACATGTCAGGCACAGACTCAAAAGCAGGCGGACCGGATTACATCCAGCTCCACATGCAAGCGAAAACGACGTCTGAGACGTTTTAA
- a CDS encoding nuclear transport factor 2 family protein: MNKWMLPLALTVLLAGCGTADEAPTEEAAEETKTPLPEAVETLYASYQQALEDGDAAALKAIDYAGELTDIPATGAKTRELTPGDMYDSWVNEDGDVAFIVHEMEDADGNELPNRLSKVAIKEDDAWKLVITPALLPADVIGEVGAMLTGIEANEYGVNAEANARLAEVPEDEAGPIYDRVNAQTDYIALEADNNVFLLMTETLTVPENQDTMTGYFEAYRTWYTDNEAALQKAAAREDPVEYLEALEPLKQKLEQAIDGYDENLVDPSFG, from the coding sequence ATGAACAAGTGGATGTTGCCGCTCGCGCTGACCGTGTTGCTCGCAGGATGCGGGACGGCGGACGAAGCACCGACGGAAGAGGCCGCCGAAGAGACGAAAACGCCGCTCCCGGAAGCGGTCGAGACGCTGTATGCCTCGTATCAACAAGCACTCGAAGATGGGGACGCCGCCGCGCTTAAAGCAATCGATTATGCGGGCGAATTGACCGACATCCCGGCGACGGGCGCGAAGACGCGTGAACTCACACCGGGCGATATGTATGACAGCTGGGTGAACGAGGACGGGGACGTCGCCTTTATCGTCCACGAGATGGAAGACGCCGACGGCAACGAACTGCCGAACCGACTCTCGAAAGTCGCCATCAAAGAAGATGATGCGTGGAAACTCGTTATCACGCCGGCCTTGCTCCCAGCTGACGTGATCGGGGAGGTCGGGGCCATGTTGACAGGGATCGAGGCGAACGAGTACGGGGTGAATGCGGAAGCGAACGCCCGTCTCGCCGAAGTGCCGGAAGACGAGGCCGGTCCGATTTACGACCGAGTGAACGCCCAAACCGACTACATCGCGCTCGAGGCCGACAATAACGTCTTCTTGCTCATGACTGAGACACTCACCGTACCGGAGAATCAAGACACGATGACCGGCTACTTCGAGGCGTACCGGACGTGGTACACCGACAACGAGGCGGCGCTCCAAAAAGCCGCTGCGAGGGAAGACCCGGTCGAGTACCTCGAGGCGCTCGAACCGCTCAAACAAAAATTAGAACAAGCGATTGACGGCTATGACGAGAATCTCGTCGATCCGTCGTTCGGATAA
- the bcp gene encoding thioredoxin-dependent thiol peroxidase, with the protein MLAPTFTLPNQNGNMISLEDYRGQKVVLYFYPRDATPGCTTEACDFRDATPRLNGAVVLGISADSQKKHQNFIAKHELPFDLLVDDTHEVSELYGVWQLKKNYGKEYYGIVRSTFLINEDGYIEQEWRSVKVNGHVDEVVAALTK; encoded by the coding sequence ATGTTAGCACCGACATTCACATTACCGAACCAAAACGGGAACATGATCTCGCTCGAGGACTATCGGGGTCAGAAAGTCGTTCTTTATTTCTACCCGCGAGATGCGACACCGGGCTGCACGACCGAGGCGTGTGACTTCCGCGATGCGACACCGAGACTGAACGGTGCCGTCGTCCTCGGCATCTCGGCCGACAGTCAGAAGAAGCACCAAAACTTCATCGCCAAGCACGAGCTGCCGTTCGATTTACTCGTCGACGATACGCATGAGGTGTCGGAACTGTACGGCGTCTGGCAGTTGAAAAAGAATTACGGGAAAGAGTACTACGGTATCGTCCGTTCGACGTTCCTCATCAACGAGGACGGTTATATCGAACAGGAGTGGCGCAGTGTGAAAGTGAACGGGCACGTCGACGAGGTCGTCGCGGCGCTCACAAAATGA